The Anas acuta chromosome 1, bAnaAcu1.1, whole genome shotgun sequence genome segment AGCTTCATTAAATATCAAATCAGTTTTCTGATTcgtgtctgaatttaagaagagattggactgtgcacttagtcacatggtcttaacttttgggtagacctgtgcggtgtcaagagttggacttgatgatccttaagggtcccttccaactcaggatattctatgattctatgattctatgattaattaGCCCCCTTAATATTTTTGTAAGGTATTATCAGCTTtctgatttgttgttgttgttgttcttttctccTCATATGAGAAAAAAGAGAACTAAGGAGCTCCAATGAGCATCCTCTCCAATGAGATTCCCAAATGTTACCAGTGTGTCTGAGGCAGAACCCAACTGAATCAAAAAAAGAGGCAGTTTTCAGAAGAGCATTTTCATGGAAGCCTTCattctggaaataattttctcctCTAGCCTCAAGCTGCTTAAATCTACTGGTCTTACTGGCCTGTGCCAAAACCTAGCTCTCCCAGTGGGATTTCAGAGAAGCAGTGAGGGAGGTACAAGTAACTCTTCCTCCTGTAATTTTAAAGGTATCAGCTTCCAGtttcttatttgcattttaattacttGTAGTGTGGATGTGTAGAGGTAGTGTGGGTAGagagaaatgcttttattttggattCATTATTACTTCTGATTTTATTCTAATTAATGTCAGGGGCACTGAGAATTTTAAGCAGGCGTTCCTTCAAGATGTGTTCCAATTGAAAGAAATCAACAAAATTACTTCAGTGGAGCTGTAATGAGAAAAATTCTAAACGTTTACTGGTACCCTCTGCTCCAAGGAGCTCACCGTTTAAAGAGGTAAGAGGCAGGATAACAAGACTACATGTGATTTTTACATGCTTCACTACCAGCACAAATGCAAGTCCTAAAGAGAGGCTCTGGTGAGTCCTCTTTGTCTGCATCAGggctgaaacagaaacagaggcAGATGTCGGGAGATTCTCCactgccaaaaaaagaaatagtctGTAATTTTAGTTTAAACAGCACTAAGGCAAGGAATTATTTTGCTAATTTTAAAGGTGAGGTGGGTCAAAGGTGACAAGGATAAAGTACTCAGTTCATTGTCTGGGACTATACCATGTGATTAGCTATGTTGATAAATGAGGGAGAACTGTACTAGGCATGGTCAAGGGTGAAAGTGAATGGCTACAACTGTAAACAGCACAATCATTTACCTTAATGACAAGAGAGGGGATCTGTGGTAATTACCAGAGAACAAACAGGGTCAGCACTGTTTCTTTAATATGGGATGAACCTACCCATACAACAAGAAAGGCTGAACTCATGGGGAAAGGAGGTAAGAAAAATGAAGGGGGAGCCAACAGCAGATGGTCACGGAGACGGTTAGTGTAACCTCTCGGTGGGAGTTGGGAAAATTCAGTGCCTGTGATACAGATGgatgaagcagaaggaaaacgGAAGGTAGGCACAATAGTTATGAGTTCTTTTTTGCTggaataaaatgcagaatttttcagagaaaaaaaaaaaaatatggattgAGGAATTAAATGATGGCTGAGATTATGGACACAGGATTAATTTACATGGCAGAATAAAGGTGTTTACTTAGGAGGAACATATTTGTAATGGGACAAATTGGGTGAACAATGCTGCTCGGATGAACCCTTTAATAGGCAAAATGCATCCAAGGTGTCCTGTTGAAGTGAGCGAAGGTGAGAGTGAATACCTGAAACAATGAACGAAAGGGCAAGTAGCAGGGAGATGAAAGATACAAATGCAACAGATCGGTGGTCATAAGGAGGCTGAGCAGGAGGGGATGCAAATGGCACCCTTGGGTCCCACTCTCACTGGTGGCACGGATAGATGGCTAGCATAGGGACGGTATATGTGTCAGGACAGGACGGGGCCAGACATCTACCACCACATATGTCACACGACAGCAGCCTAGTTGGGCACTCTTCCCCCTCAGAACCTATAAAACCCCCTGCGGGGCCAGGCCGCCTTCCCCACCCCACGACAAGATGGCGCCCGCCGCCTGCCCACCGGGGCGCCTGCGCGGCCCGGCCACGCCTGCGCGGCGaccgcggggcggcggcggcggctgcggctgctgctgctcgcgGCGGCCTCGCTGCCCGGTGACCGGCGCCCTGCGggccagccccgccgccgctcccccttcctcctccgcctcctcctcctccgcctcctcctcgccGCCGCAGCTGGCGCTGCTCGTGATGCAGCCGTGCGGCggcgaggaggaggcggcggcggcggcggctggaGGGGGGGTGCTGCCGCCGCAGCCTGCCCCCGGTGCGGGCGGCCTCATGTTGTTCTACGAGCTGGGGCCCGGCGAGGCTGAGGcgggggaggaggcggcgggcggCGAGAGCACGGCCAGCCCGGAGGAGATGGACGacgaggaggcggcggcggcggcagcagcggcggcggccaccgcctcctcctcctcctcctcctcctcctccagcggcgaggcggcggcggcggcgggcggcgacTGCAAGAGCTGCACCTACCAGGGCTGCAGCGAGACCACCACGCAGGTGGCGAAGCAGCGCAAGCCCTGGATGTGCAAGCGGCACCGCAACAAGATGTACAAGGACAAGTACAAGCGCAAGAAGAGCGACCAGGCCCTGgggggcggcggaggaggaggaggaggaggaggcggcggggcggggggcggcccccGAGCTGAGGtgaggcacggggagggggggggcgccgggggggcTTGGTGTTGGGGTTCAGCCTTTTTGATAGTTCTGGTTATTGGTTTGTTATTCAGTCGAGGCAGTGCTGCTTCTGATGATAGTTTTCACTAATGAGTTAGAGAGCGTTTAAGATTTTGTATTCACACCTAAAAAGAGACCGGAATGGTTTTACTTCTGAAGGTGCTGGCTCGTTTGAGCCTGAGGGGACAAGTGTGGGACAGTGgttgccagaagaaaaaaaaaagctgcttacCTGGCACAGACACTCCTGCTACAAGTGGCCTTTTTGTGTCAGCACAGCTGTCTGTGGAGCTGTGTGATCATGACCAGGGAGCTGATCTAACTGCAGAGCAGCTAACAGAAATACTGGGTGAACAAAAAGACGTAGGTGAACTCTAGATTTACATACTGGTGTGatttcccctcctctctcttCATTTATTAATAATTCAGCATAGTCAGTTCATGATGTGACTACACAGATACTTGCTATAGCTCAGAAAAGGGGACATTATGGTACAGTTGCAGTATTAACACGTAGTGATGCGTTTTTTTGATCTATAACATGAAGTAGCGATGACTGCGTGTTGGAAAAGAGAGGGCTTGCTTTTCCCATTTCAGTAATGTTGAAACTAACATGCAGTAGTCGAAATTAAGGCCTGAACTTGCAGAGGAAAGCAGGATAGTTAGTGATAAAGTGGGTGTGCCTTTTTGCAGTGCTGATAGTGTGTTTTGGGGTCTTGGCAAACAGCTTGAGTCAGAGTGTCAGTAACCTGTGAATTTCATAAACACAAGGTTAGCATGATGATTGAAGTTTTCCAAAACATGAATGTTTTCCTAACAGAAAATCACAGGGCTACATTGTTTAGAAGACAGCCTAATTCGCCAGTGGTGATTGTACAGGGAACagaacaaacatacaaacaaaaagcatacaGATCTTACTGTCTCTTGCCTGTGGCTTTGACAAGTTCGTACAAGTATTCTGGTCTGTTCTATTTTGCAGTGAAGAATATTGTCGTTCCCACCTGATTGCAAATGCTAAATATAATTCACTTATGCAAACTATAGACTGAGGTGTTTTGAATTAGTTTACTCTTAAGAAATGCAATCAAATAAATTCAAGACATTAGCTGGCCATGGTAACTTGGTTAGGTTTGCAATTTAGAAAGCTAACTCAGCTGTGTTGCTGGAGTTGCATTCACTGTGAGTGATGGGATAAGGAAAATAATGTGGGAAGGAAAACAGGCTGATTCTTGCATAAATACATACCCGTTCTAGTGCTgttattttcctctgcagatTAATAGTGCAGATTCTTTTAGGACTCTAAAAGAATCCTACTCTGGTGGTAAAAAGTAAGTGTATGACACCAGGTTTTACAGCCTCgcttttctattattatttttttttctttaataggaTTGTGTTGAAGGTTCAGTTTCTGTTACAAAACAGAGGACTGGCTCCATTGGAGATCGCCCAGCAAGACCTACTCTTCTAGAACAAGTCTTGAATAAAAAGAGACTggtaagttttgttttcttggaggTCTTGAactcaaataaataaaggcatggCAGCAATGTTTAGCTGTTGCCCTTCTGAAAGGTGAATATCAGTTCAGTGATCATACACTGTATGTGCATGTAGATTTGAAATATGCTGCAATTCAGGTGTGTATCTCTGCTTCTGCATGAAGAATACAAAGGGGACAGAGTTTATTGGTGGTTGCCACGTTAACCGAAGTTGAGTATTTTGGTAGTACTAAGTAGGTGTAGTTGTTTCATTAGGGTAAATAGTACTTAAAATATAACTGAGCTGTTTTAAACACACTAGCTGGACTTTTCTGTAAAGCTTCTGACAGAACAGTGCACGGGCTTCAGGTCTTCTGTAAACTTTAATTACTATAGTGTGTTTTAGAAGTTGTAGGCTTATTATGATACCACACTTAAAATTGCATATATATTTGCTGGTAAAAAACTGAATGGAAACAGTACTATGTGTGCTATTTGTAGACTGCATGAATGACTTACGTTGTAAGTTTTGTGTTGCTTCTGTTGCTCCTTTAAGTACATTGCAATAACTGAGCCTAATGAACAGTAATAATGCAGTCCTTACCATTGCTTAGGATGCTTCATTGCAATGCTTTCTACttcattgttgtttgttttttgtttgtttgttttttacaatttccttcctccagaaactAATAGAACTGTTTGCCTTCTCCCTGTTATCTGTGCAAAGCAATTTAACAATTGCCATTAAAGTGTGGTACTGCTTGTTCAGAAGTTTCAGAGAATCATAGAttatcccaagttggaagggacctacaaagataATCAAGTCTAGCACCTgagtccccaaaggaccacccaaaaatcacaCCATGTTTCTGAGAGccttgtccaaatgcttcttgaactccagcaggctcaaaTTTGAAGTCTGTAAGGAAGCATCATAGAAGTCCTAAGTATACAGCTGTACAGACTTATTTTCTTGGATTAATTCTTAATATTTGGAGAATATCAGATGAACCTATCTGATGGCTATTTCTAAAACTTAGGGGGGTATTTGTAGCTCTTCAGTTGAACTATGAACTTTATTTTCCCCATCATGTGTTGTTCGTTATGCCCTGATTAATAAATTGTTGTTCCCTTTCCTGTCTGTTTGTATTCATGTggcttttaatgaaattttacagatttttattaatgaaactttttttttttctggtatatCAACCAAAAACTCTTGGAATAAATAGATGTTGAGAGCTTTGTGAACAGAGTTCTGTCAAGGCTCTTTGAGGATTAAggtttctttacatttttctggGGAAATGAGATTGAGATTCTCTTTGATCTGTTTCTTGCTCCTCTCTCTGCTGTGACTCAGCTTCAGTTGGTCGGCATTATTCCTTCTAGtatttattctttgctttaCATGTATCTGCACAACACGAGGCCTAAAGGACATGCGGtgaccaggaaaaaaacacttgtgaCCTCTCACATTTGAGGCTTCCCGTACCTTATGTTGGGCATCTGAAAGTTACTGCGTGTCAGTGGTAGCTGCCTGCAGGTTTATCATTTGTAAGAGCAAAGTCCTTTGTGCTTGCTCCTAAGTTTCTTGCATGTTGTGTTCATCTCTGCCAGGAGAGGCTGGGCTTTTTTGGCAGCCCCTTTGTGCCTGGATGTGCAGCTTGCCCTGGATGGAGAGGTAGAAAGCAGAGGTGGGAGGCTGAGAAGCCACAAGGTGCTCAAAGAGGAGCTGGCTTCTGGCTTTAGAGGCTGTAGCAGCCAGGGAGGATAAAAAGTCATAAAACAGCAGTAAATAAAGGAGTTCTTACTGAGCACAGGAAGCAAATGTaagctacagaaaagctggcTGTGTGTCTGTTCAGTGAGATGGCTTGTTGTTTGTAGTCTGACCTATTCAGCTCTAGGTTGAAGCTGTATgcaacatttacttttttttttttttcagtaataatcTCTGCAGAATTGCTTCCTAAGGGCACAAAGTTCCGACACTTTCTTGGAAGCTGCAGGTCCTTTTCAGTGTGAATCTGAATTGCAGAGTTGCAGCACCTCTTTGGTTGCCGTAGTGAAGTGACTGCACAATGAACAACCAGTCTAGGGAATTAATTCAgctaaaaatcactttttttctgcatcgACTTTTGACCCGTTTTCCACCTCATTTGCCATTTTGACCTTACAAATGGTAGTGCTGCCACCTTGCAGGAATGAGAATGAACAGTTCAAATTGGATGGCAGACTGCAGATGTTTGGGCCAGTTTACGCAATACTGCTGGCAAATGTCAGTCTGCATccttgggcttttttttttttttcctcattttactTTCTATTTTAGCAAATTTCTACTCATTCACTCATTCTACTCATTCATTCTACTCTATTCATTCATTTAATCTGCCTTAAAAGGAGTTTATTCTTAAAATTTCACATTCAGTGACAAGCGGTTTCATTGTCTCTGAGCAGTGAAAGTTTTCAGATGCTTTTGTCTAATCTGTTCCTAATTAGCTTTCCTATTCTAGGATAGGTGATACGATGTAAGAGTATCTAAAACTGTCTTCTGACTGAAggcaggtgtttgttttttttaatacattccTTGTGGCTgggctactttttttttgagaaatgttgaaaaattaCGGAATGCTCGGTGAAGTTTAGCTTTGCTACagaattacaatattttaatttatatttattgtagCTCAGAAGTACTGTCTGTAGTAGGGAATTGGGAATTTGGCTCAAAACTGAAGCTCAGTTGAGGCTGATGTTCTCAGTGTCTGTAGATTACTattgtttgctgttttgtatGGTTTGGGCAATATCACTTGTTCCTTAGGTTCTGAATCTGCTTTTAGAATGTGTGTTAACATTGGTTGTGGTTACCAGCTGATGTCCTGAAATGGTTTTGAGATGTTTTTCGTGAgcttgctttgtattttatcaCTATGGCAGATAATTTAAATTATCTGAGTTACTTAAAgtcccctttctctttcttgcagTCCCTACTGAGAAGTCCAGAAGTTGTGCAGTTCTTACAGAAACAACAGCAGCTGTTAAGTCAACAGGCTTTGGAGCAACGGCAGCAGCAGTTTCAAGGAGCACCTGGGTAATCAGAACAGATCAGTGACCTGCAAATGAGTCTGGTGCTGAAGGAGGATTAGGatgtgtatattttatttaaatatagagAATCTCCGTGTTAAAAGGAAGTGAGAAgttgctgctgttctgtgttttatttgtctCTTCTTTGCACTTTTGAGGTTTTGAGCTGCTTGGGTGTCTGCAAACTTGTCAGCAAATCTGGAGGAGTCTATTTTTTGATTCTTTATAAAAAATCAttgtaatgtttgttttttttaagtgaaaatttGTTTATATCGGTAATACTTAGCTGTGCACCCTTTTCCTACCAAAGTCTTCCactaaattaacatttttctatgTAAAAGTTTAATGTTAAACAAGTCACTCTTTGATGACAATCATTGAAGGAAGTCGGTTACTTTCTATGGAAGTTGTGAAATAAAAAGTCCCTTTTGAGCCAGTCCCGTGGCATGACCTAACAGTAATTCCTCAGGGATATGAGAAGCTTATGTCCAGTAGAATCTTGCACTAAAGACAACGTGCCATCAAGAAGTCCAGCAGTGGCTCAGAAAAGTCCAAGCTGAGTGATCCTCCTGCCatatattcattattttcaagttGCGTAGGTTTGAAATGCTTCACTCTCTGTACAGTGCACGTAAAGGAATTTGTGTTAAAAATctccaaaacagagaaacagcaaagtACTTTTAAGAAGATTTAGAGGTGGAACGTATGCAGTGGAGAGTTGGACCTTGTTTTGTGTAGTTATTTCTAAGGACCAACGTGTTACACATGAAATCATGTATCACAACTCATGTAAAATGAGCGATATTCTTATCTGTGAGTGAATAAGATTGGAGCTTTTAACTCAAATGCTTAAGGTTTTTAAGAGCAAATGCATCCAAAATGTAAAATGCAGTTGtgcatttgtttccttttcatattCTCTTCCAAAAAAGTATAGTTAAAATTATTTGATCAAGACAACAGATACCAAATCAGCTCAAGTGCTGGAATTCTCAGGTTTTCAGCTGATTCAGATGAACTTAAAATTGATTTGGTTAAAATCCAAATGCTGTATTATGTAAATGTTGAATCCcaaattttgtctttaaatcAGAGTTTTGTATTAAACCACATTTCCTAACAGAGGTTGTCTGAATGGTGGAGATGCTTCTTAAAGTACTACTTGGATATTGCAGCTGTTTGATCTGCTGAATAATATCTGTTCAGGAGTGTTTGTTAGTGTTACACATTTTGTAAGCTGTGTTTTGTGTATGTATAGAAATTGTTCAGTAGGGATTTCTTGTATTTAGTATTGTgcaagctgttctttttttaaaagagatctAAAAAATTTGTACCAACAGCTCTGGACCAGTAAGTGTTTGAGTAaatctgtgtcttttttttaaagaaaactacttttttttgttctgttccaTTTGTATGTTGCTTTGTTGtttatttctatattaaaaTGACAAGCTCTAGGTAGGTGACATTAAAACCTCTGTGTTCCCAGACTCTTATGACATAGAAAAAGTTACTTTTGCttcaagcaaaatgaaattacttttttcagTACAtcaaaatacatgcaaaaaCGTAATGGGCTGAAGTTAGAGGaggaagtattttgtttttatttcagatggTCAAGGaggaagtattttgtttttatttcagatggTCAGCTCATGAAAGCATTTAGGCACACAGCTCtgattaaatgttttgaaaagaatgaaGCAATTCCAGGTACCCAGTCTGGCCTTTACCAGTTTCAGTGgtagttgtttttcttctgtagctttcccatttctgttcttattttaacATAAcgcttgttatttttaaattctcaagAAGTTTGTTTCAGTTCTTCTTTTGCAAGGATATTTGTAATATTTGGAGTCCttacctgtattttttttgtctagttGTActcaagttattttttctactttttacaCTTTTTCTCTGATGCA includes the following:
- the RFXAP gene encoding regulatory factor X-associated protein, whose translation is MAPAACPPGRLRGPATPARRPRGGGGGCGCCCSRRPRCPVTGALRASPAAAPPSSSASSSSASSSPPQLALLVMQPCGGEEEAAAAAAGGGVLPPQPAPGAGGLMLFYELGPGEAEAGEEAAGGESTASPEEMDDEEAAAAAAAAAATASSSSSSSSSSGEAAAAAGGDCKSCTYQGCSETTTQVAKQRKPWMCKRHRNKMYKDKYKRKKSDQALGGGGGGGGGGGGGAGGGPRAEDCVEGSVSVTKQRTGSIGDRPARPTLLEQVLNKKRLSLLRSPEVVQFLQKQQQLLSQQALEQRQQQFQGAPG